The genomic region GGCGATTTTGGCCTGGCCCTTAAAAATGATGGCACCGTGTGGACGTGGGGGTATGGTCCTGGCACGAGAAGGGGTAATATTAGCATAGTCCAGGTGGAGGGCCTGCAGAACGTTACGGCTATATCTGCCGGCTTGAATGGCCTGGCCCTTAAGAGTGATGGCACGGTGTGGGCGTGGGGATGTAATTGGGGAGGACAGCTGGGCGATGGAACCAGGGTAGACCGCTCATTACCAGTCCAGGTAAAGGGGTTATCTAATATTGCATCTATATGGGGTGGCTCTTTTGCTATCGGGGAGGATGGCACGGTGTGGACATGGGGCACTACTTTTTCGGGCGCGGCCGCTGAGCCTGGATGCATGGATATCGGTAGTCCTACGCCTTTCCAGATTCCCGGCCTTAAGGGAGTAATAGCTATAGACATGGATGAGGCGTCGAGCCACGTGCTCTTTCTTAGGGATGATGGCAGTGTGTGGGGCTGGGATACGCCTGCTAGCACGGAGCAGTTTAATCCTTATCGGGTGGAAGCTAAGGGTTTTTCTAACATCACAGCTGTTCAAGCCTGCGGCGGAGGAGGCTCAATGGCCTTAAAAGACGATGGCACCGTGTGGATATGGGGGAATGATGCGAGCGGCCAGCTAGCCAGCGACTTAATCTCCAATGGCCCTTATTATTATGGGGCGTCTACGCCCATGGAGCTTCCTGGTTTTAACGGTGTGGTCGCGATAAGCTCCCATTACAGTAATTCCTTGTTTTTAAAGGATGATGGGAGCGTGTGGGTATGCGGAGACGGGAGCTATGGGGAGGCGGGAAATGGCACGTTCGTTTCGCAAATTCGCGTGCCCATCAAGGTGCTTGGTCCGGGAGGAGTGCCGTCTCCATCGCCTTCAGGGGTGATAGCACCGAACGATAGCCCGTCTCCAGCCATGTCATCGGCCTCAAATGGCGAAGGCATCCGAAATGGCTTTCTTTCAATTTTGGTAGCTTTTTCACTGCTCTTCGTCATCATCGTAGCTGGAGCCATATACTTTTTATTTATAAAAAGATAAGAGCATTATGATATTATATTAATAATAAAGTATTTTATATTGTAATGGATGCATATGGCTGCGCAGGATGAGAGGATAGAGTCCTTAAGGGCCGATGTCCTTGAGGCCATGAGGCTGGTGAGGAGGTCCCTTGAGGAATCGGTGAGGTCGCTCGACGACAGGGACGTGGACCTGGCAAACGAGGTGCTAAAAAGGGAGAGGCAGGTCAATGAGCTGGAGGCAAGGGTGGATAACGCCTGCCTGGAGATGCTCGGAGAGGGCGTTGAGGGCGGAAGGCTCAGGATGATAGCGGCCACGTTTAAGCTTATCACTGATGTGGAGAGGATAGGGGACTATTGCGTGGCAATCGCGGGGGTGACGCTGGCCGTTGCCAACAAGCCCCTGACCGCTACATCCCTTGATATCGAGAAAATGGCCGGCAGGGCTCTCCATATGCTCGACTCCTGCATAGCGGCATACATAGAAAAGTCGTCAATTGACATAGAGGGCATCTTTAGGGAGGACGGGGAAATAGACCGCCTCTACGAGGAGGTCTTCATCAGCTCGATATCGTCCGTGCTAGGCGAGCCGAAGCTTATAACGAATGTCATGTACATGACCGTTGCCGCAAGAGCGCTTGAGAGGATTGGCGATCACATCACCAACATAGCCGAGGACATATCCTACATGGAGACAGGCAGGCTCGTCCGCCGCGACGAGGCAGTCTACGTTCCGGCGTTCCCTTGATATCATGAAGATAAAGGCCGTCATCTCGGACATCTATACAACCCTGATAGACGTCAGGACCGACGAGGAGGATAAGGATGTCTATCGCCGGCTCGCATCATACCTGAAATACCATGGGGTCTACCTCTCCGCTGACGAGCTTAAGTGGTTCTTTTTCGAGAAGAAGGCGCTCCAGAAAAAGCAGAGCAAGGAGCCCTACCCTGAGGCCGACTATCGTCGGCTGTGGTATGACATACTGAGGGAGAACCAGTACGCCTACTCGGGCCCGGATATCGATAAATCGAGCATCGTGCCGGACATAGCCAAGCTCCACAGGGCCCTTACCGTGGAGAGGATAAGGCTCTACAGGGGCGTCTATGAGACGCTGGCGGGCCTGAAGCCCAGGTACAGGCTTGGCATAGTATCCGATTCCCAGGTAGACCACGCATACCCCGAGCTGAGGATGCTGGGCATCCACGATTTTTTCGACGCAATCGTCGTGTCAGCCGAGTTCGGGTTCAGGAAGCCCGACGTGCGGCTCTTCAGCGAATGCCTGAGGAGGCTCGGGGCAAGGCCCGAGGAATCGGTCTACGTGGGCAACGATACCATGAGGGACATAAAGGGTGCGAAGGACGCGGGCATGGTGGGCGTGCTCATCATGACTAAGCATGGGAAAAAGGATAGGGACATAGTCGCCCCGGACTTTACAATCGAATACATCGGCCAGCTAAACGAAGTATTGGGGGAACTTGAAAAGCGATGACCAGGATAAAGGGCGACATAAGCAAGCGCTCCAGGCTTTATAAGTTCTTAAAGGAACGCGAGCTGTGGAAGGCCACCGGCATCGCCAGCCATCCCGAGCTTTACGTGACCAGGCTGGGAGGATCCCACGAAGTATACCTCGTGTACGATGGCAGGAGCCATAAGAAGTTCATATTGAAATCGTTCCTGGATGATGGCCATGAAAAAGCGTCCAGGTATATGGAAAAAGAGTATGAGCGCCTGAAGCAGGCCGATAGGCTGATAAACCATCATTCCTGGGTTCACGTCGCCAGGCCTCTCTATAAAAGCAGGGATGGGGGCTTTTTTGTGGAGCAATACGCGCATGGAACGGTGCTTGGCCATTACATGAAGGAGGCGATGTCACGCTGGAAAGATGGGGCGCTATACGAAAAGCTGACCATGCTCGCTGGCTTTCTCGCATTATTGCATAAAAGCTCTAAGAAGCCGTGGAGGGTCGACCCTTCGAGCATTGAAGGCGAGGTGGCCAGGCACGCCTGCCAGGCGAGCCGTGAGGGGGCCATGACGCCCGGCGAGCTTCATGCGATGAAGCACCTCATTGAGAAGGCGTGCTTCTACGGTTTCTTTGGTGATGAAAAGAGGTCGCTGGTACACGGCGACGTTAACCCCTCAAATTTTTTGTATAATAGCGGCCGGCTATACGTCATAGACATGGAGCGGGCGGCCTACAAGGACCCGGCATATGACCTTGGCACGATGGCCGGCGAGCTATTCCACTACGCCATGTACTATAGCGGAGACCCGTATAGCGCAGACCCTTTCATAGGTCACCTATACTGGACATACGCGGGCAATTTTAGAGACCAGCTAGGCACGTTCATCCGCCTGACCAAGCGCAATCCTTTGTATATGGCCAACTCGCTGCTTCGCATCGCCCGGCAGCCTTACTTTAGCCAGCCCTATAAGCGAAGGCTCGCCTTTCACGCTAAAGAATGCCTTAAAAGCCTAAAACGATTCAAAAGGTAAGGCCCGAAAACAAGTTTATAGATGAAAGTCGTATGATAAACATAGTGATCTTTTATGGCAGGACTGTTAGGCAGGCTCACAGCCACCATCAAGGCGAAGCTGAGCAGGCTCCTCGACACGTTCGAGGATCCGAGGGAGACGCTCGACTATTCATATAAGAGGCAGCTTGAATTGCAGGCCGACGTCAAGAAGGGCATAGCCAGCGTCATAACGGCCAGGAAGAGGCTGGAGCTTCAGAAGAGCAAGCTGGAGGCGGGCATACAGAGGCTCAACGAGCAGGCCCGCGAGGCGGTAGCTGCTGGGAGGGACGACCTGGCCTCGATAGCGCTGCAGAGGAAGATGGACATGATGGCGCAGGTTGACAGCCTGACGGCGCAGATAGAGGACTTGAAGAGGCAGGAGGATAAGCTGGCCGATACCGCACGAAAGCTTGACGCGAAGATCGAGCTTTTCCGCGCCGAGAAGGAGACGATTAAGGCGCAGTATACTGCTGCCGAGGCGAAGGTGAAGATAACCGAGGCGACGACGGGCATCGGAGAGGAGATGGCCGACGTGGGCTATGCCGTCCAGAGGGCGAGGGATAAGACCGAGGAGATGCAGGCCCGCAGCGAGGCGCTCGACACCATGGTGGAGCAGGGCACCATCGAAGACGTGCTCGGGAATAAGGACCTCGTAGAAAAAGAATTAACCAAGATTAAGAATGAGGCCGCGGTGAAGAGGGAGCTGGAGACTCTGAAGCAGGAGGTTGGGCGATGATTATACGTATCATGAACGAGAACCAGTACATAGTGCCGTCTTTGTATTACGATGACATCAACAGGCTTGATAACGAGATAGTGAAGCTCATCGCGAAGGGGGACCGGGAGGGCTTTAAGGAGAAATATGGGGAGCTTATCGCGCTGGTCCGGAAAAATGGGGTGCCCATGGACGTTAAGACCCTGAAGGAGTCGGATCTCATCATACCGCCCGCCGACCTCACCTTTGAGGAGGCACAAAAAATATTTACAGGGGAGGGGCTCATCCCCGGCTAGGCCTACCTGATGAGGAAGAACACGGCCGCCATCATGGCATACAGCGCGATAAGCTGAGCCCCTTCGAGCCAGTTCGACTCCCCGTCAGCCGATATCATGTTGGCTATTATTACGGCGGCTATGACGGCGACCACCTCGAACTCGTTGAAGACCAGGCTCATCGGGTTGCCCCACAGCCAGCTTATAAAAACAAGCACGGGGGCGATTAAAAGGGCTATCTGGGTGCTCGACCCCATCGCTATGCCGAGGCTAAGGTCCATGTTATTCTTCATCGCCATAATTATGGCCGTGCTGTGCTCCGCCGCGTTGCCTATTATCGCGACCACGATGACGCCTATGAAAAGCTCTGTAAGGCCCAGGGATTGGC from Methanocella conradii HZ254 harbors:
- a CDS encoding RCC1 domain-containing protein, translated to MSKNCGFVAISLCVALELLFIAVQTAAVSQAGSPGSANASGSCGSHRFVSVAVGDCSLLALRDDGTVWTWGKMYCGEPALLPGHTVEEYYWIEPVPVQVPISDVTAIAAGGDFGLALKNDGTVWTWGYGPGTRRGNISIVQVEGLQNVTAISAGLNGLALKSDGTVWAWGCNWGGQLGDGTRVDRSLPVQVKGLSNIASIWGGSFAIGEDGTVWTWGTTFSGAAAEPGCMDIGSPTPFQIPGLKGVIAIDMDEASSHVLFLRDDGSVWGWDTPASTEQFNPYRVEAKGFSNITAVQACGGGGSMALKDDGTVWIWGNDASGQLASDLISNGPYYYGASTPMELPGFNGVVAISSHYSNSLFLKDDGSVWVCGDGSYGEAGNGTFVSQIRVPIKVLGPGGVPSPSPSGVIAPNDSPSPAMSSASNGEGIRNGFLSILVAFSLLFVIIVAGAIYFLFIKR
- the phoU gene encoding phosphate signaling complex protein PhoU, which encodes MAAQDERIESLRADVLEAMRLVRRSLEESVRSLDDRDVDLANEVLKRERQVNELEARVDNACLEMLGEGVEGGRLRMIAATFKLITDVERIGDYCVAIAGVTLAVANKPLTATSLDIEKMAGRALHMLDSCIAAYIEKSSIDIEGIFREDGEIDRLYEEVFISSISSVLGEPKLITNVMYMTVAARALERIGDHITNIAEDISYMETGRLVRRDEAVYVPAFP
- a CDS encoding HAD family hydrolase, with product MKIKAVISDIYTTLIDVRTDEEDKDVYRRLASYLKYHGVYLSADELKWFFFEKKALQKKQSKEPYPEADYRRLWYDILRENQYAYSGPDIDKSSIVPDIAKLHRALTVERIRLYRGVYETLAGLKPRYRLGIVSDSQVDHAYPELRMLGIHDFFDAIVVSAEFGFRKPDVRLFSECLRRLGARPEESVYVGNDTMRDIKGAKDAGMVGVLIMTKHGKKDRDIVAPDFTIEYIGQLNEVLGELEKR
- a CDS encoding phosphotransferase family protein; translation: MTRIKGDISKRSRLYKFLKERELWKATGIASHPELYVTRLGGSHEVYLVYDGRSHKKFILKSFLDDGHEKASRYMEKEYERLKQADRLINHHSWVHVARPLYKSRDGGFFVEQYAHGTVLGHYMKEAMSRWKDGALYEKLTMLAGFLALLHKSSKKPWRVDPSSIEGEVARHACQASREGAMTPGELHAMKHLIEKACFYGFFGDEKRSLVHGDVNPSNFLYNSGRLYVIDMERAAYKDPAYDLGTMAGELFHYAMYYSGDPYSADPFIGHLYWTYAGNFRDQLGTFIRLTKRNPLYMANSLLRIARQPYFSQPYKRRLAFHAKECLKSLKRFKR
- a CDS encoding PspA/IM30 family protein, whose translation is MAGLLGRLTATIKAKLSRLLDTFEDPRETLDYSYKRQLELQADVKKGIASVITARKRLELQKSKLEAGIQRLNEQAREAVAAGRDDLASIALQRKMDMMAQVDSLTAQIEDLKRQEDKLADTARKLDAKIELFRAEKETIKAQYTAAEAKVKITEATTGIGEEMADVGYAVQRARDKTEEMQARSEALDTMVEQGTIEDVLGNKDLVEKELTKIKNEAAVKRELETLKQEVGR
- the pspAA gene encoding PspA-associated protein PspAA, which translates into the protein MIIRIMNENQYIVPSLYYDDINRLDNEIVKLIAKGDREGFKEKYGELIALVRKNGVPMDVKTLKESDLIIPPADLTFEEAQKIFTGEGLIPG